One window of the Rhodospirillaceae bacterium genome contains the following:
- a CDS encoding HAD hydrolase family protein, whose translation MAYQSKTKLNRDQLGERLKSVKLLSLDVDGVLTDGGLYYTDDGLAFRKFNVRDGLGIVLVREAGLEVAIISAGRPASTVTRAKDLGVEHVRVGVSDKLKELSEICDSLDIHLNDVAHIGDDLPDLSLMQAVGVPITVADGAAAVMECAAYVTDRAGGQGAVREICDLLLESKVSLED comes from the coding sequence ATGGCGTATCAATCTAAAACCAAGCTTAACCGCGACCAACTGGGCGAGAGACTGAAGTCGGTCAAGCTATTGTCACTTGATGTGGATGGCGTGCTGACCGACGGCGGCCTTTATTATACGGACGATGGTTTGGCATTTCGAAAATTCAATGTGCGCGACGGCTTAGGCATCGTGCTCGTCCGCGAGGCAGGCTTGGAAGTCGCGATCATATCCGCCGGTCGGCCCGCGTCTACGGTCACCCGCGCCAAGGATCTAGGCGTCGAACATGTTCGGGTTGGGGTGAGTGACAAGCTTAAGGAACTCTCGGAAATCTGCGACAGCCTCGACATCCACCTAAACGATGTGGCGCATATTGGCGACGACCTACCGGACCTCAGCCTCATGCAGGCCGTTGGTGTGCCGATCACGGTTGCAGATGGCGCGGCGGCAGTGATGGAATGTGCGGCCTACGTGACAGATCGGGCCGGTGGACAGGGTGCGGTTCGTGAAATTTGCGATCTTTTGCTTGAATCTAAAGTGAGTTTGGAGGACTAA